The genomic stretch TTCTAAACTTGCAAGTAATTTGGCCATgcccctcctcttttttttttcttttttttatggttctgTCAAGAAATAGTGATGCCCCAATTCAAcgttatgataattttttttccataaagcAGGTGAAGCGCGCACTGCAGCGAGCTACTTCGCTTTTGCCCGGAGAAAAGCTAAAAATGGTTGGGGATGAAAAGtttaaaccatataaaattCTAAAGCTACCTGTCCCTCGAATATCCATTCTtttatttccattaaaaaagAACCTCACAGTTTcaggaaaaatcaatttttggtAAAACTGTTTCAAGCCAAACTGTAAGTATTGCTTTGTGTTTATACAATCCTGTCTTAAGTGGAACAAAAGGAGGTTGaaaagacattaaaacaatcttcTCTTAGTATTCAAATCTCTCAGACTCAAACTCATGGAGGAAGGATACCTGTGCCATGAAAAAAAACTGATGGAACTAAAGAATGTCTTGTGGTTACCTGCAAAAACTTGATGATGTTGCTAGCTCCAAAGACCCTGTGAGCAATGGTGAACTTATATGGCTCGGAAGGAGGGAAATAAGGAGCTAAAACACACTTGTCAACGCATCTCCGGCGAAGGATCTTGCAGGCAGCACAAGGGCTAATAACAACTGGAGGAGGAGGGGGAGTGGCAGCTGAAGGTGAAGTAAGACTCAGTGAATTAGACtttgaaggagaaggaaaagtaCTTGGACAGGAATGATGACAAGAAGgtggtgaagaagaagaagacgggGAGCAGGAGAATTGTGAGGGAGCTTTGATTGGTGATATCGCTGCAGGTTTCTGAAGCATATCCATACTTGATCAGAGAGAAATGGAGAAGGGAAATGGAGGCAGAGAGGAGCTAATTAATTGCTGCTACTATGTGAGTTTAGTTTAACATCAAGCAAGAGGAAGGaatatatatagagaaaaatGGCATTTATTTTAACGGTGTCGTGTCAAGCTTATGTAATTAAATCCATACATGACGTCACTCACAGTTTGAAATCACTTCGTTAATGGTAGCggcttttcttttttgcctttcttatttttaattgtcaatttttttccatCACTGTGTATTTGTTGACTTGTTTAAACTCCAATTCCACACCGTGGATTTGTCTCATTCATTGGAAATAAACAATTATTAATTGGGTGGGAGACAACAGCAGGCCTGTATTAGAAACTGTAACGAAATGGGACGTGGCAGACATCAGAAATGTAACatgtcatttgtttttgttacagCAAGAGAAGAACAGAGTCAAGAGTTAAGCGTGTGACCTGTTTGGTCCTGTAAGAACGTGGGCTAAAATTAAGAGGGAGGTAGGCTATTTCAAGCACTCCACCTGGCAAGAATATTATGGCTGTAGCATTTAAAAGAATCTTACCATTCCCATTTCATGCAATAGAAACTTAAAGTAATT from Populus alba chromosome 8, ASM523922v2, whole genome shotgun sequence encodes the following:
- the LOC118052420 gene encoding LOB domain-containing protein 1, giving the protein MDMLQKPAAISPIKAPSQFSCSPSSSSSPPSCHHSCPSTFPSPSKSNSLSLTSPSAATPPPPPVVISPCAACKILRRRCVDKCVLAPYFPPSEPYKFTIAHRVFGASNIIKFLQELPESQRADAVSSMVYEASARIRDPVYGCAGAISQLQKQVSDLQAQLAKAQAEVVNMQCQQANLVALLCMEMKQSQQEPVLQQHQYIDTSCFLDENNLGASWEPLWT